In Zingiber officinale cultivar Zhangliang chromosome 3A, Zo_v1.1, whole genome shotgun sequence, the DNA window ACGAGCCAACTTGGTTTAGTGGTTTAGTGCAATCTGGGccctgtttcaagattgttacaAAACCAAACAATTTATTGCCAGAGATTTTAGgagacttagttgaatttaaaacttacacagaatttaaattctaCTTACTATCGAAATGACCTGAggagataatctcaggctgtcagCAGAGGCTGGTTTCCGTAACGCAGCAGAGCTGAGCGACAGGCCAAGTCTATAGAGCAGAAGAGCAGGGTAGGTCCGCTGCAATGCGGAAGACCAAAGTGGCAGACCGCGCTCGTGCACGAGCCAACTTGGTTTAGTAGTTTAGTGCAATCTGGGCCTTGAATTTGCACTCCCTCCTACGCACCCACACATGAGAGAGAGAgcatctccccatgcatttgttcacatcctcaatgtatgtgaatcaatataaaccaacaaagatatcgagaaactcccaatgtgagactaaagtcccattcacaatagAGATTCTGCTCTTCCTCCTCTTttccattcacacttattcaacactTTTCTAGACGACGTTAAAGGATAAGAGAAAACTCATACATCACTTACCGAATAGGAACTTATCTAAGCTTCCATTGGACAAGTACTCATAGATCAACATCCTTTCTCCTGCTTCAACGCAGCAACCAAGAAGTCGAACGAGACTTCGGTGTTGCAGCTTTGCAATCAACTGCACCTCATTTTTGAACTCGTTCACACCCTGAGATGATGTTTTGGATAGTCTCTTAACAGCTATCTCCTGTCCCTCGGACAATCTTCCCTGTAATTAATGGGCACAAGAAGTTAACTTTTAGTTGAAGATGTAAAAAGACTTTGGTCTCGAGAACCATCCAACTCATAGAGACACACCTTATAAACCGGACCAAATCCACCCTCTCCGAGCTTGTTGCCAGTGGAGAAGTTGCCGGTGGCATTCACAATTGTATCTAAATCAAATAAGGGCAGGTCCAAGTCTTGTTCTTCCGTTTCTTCGCCAACGAAGCTCTCTGCAAAGAAAGTGAGAGTATTACTCAAAACAATTACAAAGTCAATTATTGGATTAATTAAGGCGCCATTAGATGGTACTTTTAGTCTTCCATCTCCAAATGCAGAATGCAGCACAAGACAGCAGAAACGATGCCGCCAAAGTAACGGCTACGATCACCCCAACCCGCCTCTTATTAGACGGCCTTGATTCCGCGTACGCTACACCAAGAACCACAGGGTCAACGAACGTTAATTACAAACTCGAATTGATCGCCATTGTGTAATTAATTACCTGCAATTAGATCGGCAGCAGCAAGCCTGACGTAGAGATCCTGCCCCATCCCCCCGAAGAAGAATCTAATATCTGTGAGGTGGGAGGTCCAGAGAATGCACCCGCTCCCGTTGACGTTGGCGCTGGCGTAGGCCGTGCAGTTGCAGTCGTTTAAGCACAAATTACTGCACTCTGCCAGAGTCAAACTCGCGCGCATCACCGCACTTGACGTTTCCGGCAGCTTCAGGTTGCTCTGATTAAAGAATCCATCGGTCCTGTTACGGCAGTCCAACTCCGTGTTCCTCACGCAACCTCCGGACCAGTCCCTGAGTATGTTCCAATTGGTAGAATTCTTGGGCTTGAACCCCGTCAGGCAGTTGCACATCGGCGACCTGTTGGGGATGCAGATCGCGTTGAGGCCACACGCCGATAAGAAGTCGCAGGGATCCCTAGGAGAGTATCCCCGGACGCTCCACTCCTGGTTGTACACCACCCAAATTAGAACCCGGAGCTCGCCGGAGGGGATCAAGGTGATTCTTGCGGGCAAGGAGTTGTCGCGGATGGTGTAGGTGTAGATGAACTGTTGGGACGCCACCGTGAAGTGGTACTGCACCAGGTTCTCAGCCACCATCTCCGGCCCGCCACTGAGGTAAAGCCCGTTCCACGGCCCCGATCGCCACAGCGGTATCCTCCTCTGCCACAAAATTTCCTCCGGCACGCCGTCCATGTTAATGCCCACCACGTAGTCCCCCGGCGTCGGATCGCTTAGGCTCGTCCACGCCGTGAGGTTGAGATTGAGTCCGCTGGTCATGTTCCGGCCAAATCTCATCCCTGGGAGGATCGTGTCCGTCGGGTGGTCGTAGCTCTGCCACGCGACGTAACCGTTCGGTTCGGCCTCCTCCCCGACGACGAAATTACCGTTGTCGAGGAGCCGGGCCACCGGGTTCCTCAAGGGGGCAGAGCCGTCTCTGGAGGACCAGAAGACCATCGTCGAGTTGTCGCTGGTGAGGAGGAGCGTTCCGTTGGTGGTTAGAGAGAGGCGTCCGGAGAGATCAGGCAGAGGGCTCCGGCGGTTGGCGACCCAAACGACGGTTCGAGGTGAGATGTTGTAGAACCATATGCCGACGTAGCGGTAGGAAGAGTCGTTGGGGGTGAAGAAGCCCAGCTCGAATCTATTGCCGGCGTCGAGCAGCGTGGTTCCATGGGagtcgaggagaggttgttgagGGGTTAATGTGTCGTCTGCCAAGGAAACGGAATTTAAAAGAACAACTGCAAAAGTaacgaggaagaagatgggaATCTCTCTCATCATGATCTACTCGGGAATTTGGAAGAACATCTAATGGCAAAATTTATCAGTAAATCGGATAGTTTACTTTGACTTTATCGTATGTCAATGCTTGCACCGAAAGGAAAGCCAAGAACAGCTGCAGTTTCTTCGAAATCTCTGTGTCCCTTGCCGATGAGATGAGCCAAATTATATTTTAAGGATGGCTTGCATATTACAAGAATACCGGAGTTTTAATTATGAAGCTACCGTTGAATAACGAATATTCAATTTATATATTAAGAGACTTTTATTACTTCACATATTTATCCATGAACCCCTGAGCACTTAGTACCTCGTGAGCATTATCTaatcttagtttattttttaatttcactGTCTGTGAATTAAaccttaaaaaattttaaaaaattaacacggATGCTCACGTACGAGTGTGCaggataatattttattatatgagTTTTGTTATTCTGTACATTCATCTTATGAGCacctaatattaatttttttttattttgactttCTTTAACGTAAATACTATACCATAAATCTTAAGTcttaattttttactattttattaaaaatatgctccttttactaactaattttggttaaacttaaaataaaattacattaatgttccttttttcttttcacatcgaaaataatttcaatgtttattagtaattttcacaAACGCATCAATTataaatctagagttcaagacatACATGCGTTGTATTATTGgaaaattttctcattaatcaattaattatctaGAGTTCGAAACTCAGTTGTAAtgtattattaaaaatttttctcattaattaatCAGGGATTTAGAGTTCGAGAGTCAACTGCGatgtattattgagaatttttctcattaatcaattaaaaattgagagttctctttagtctcatatcttaaAATTGACAACACTGCGAgcaaagaaacttctataaattcTTTGGGTCAACAATGTtagaaaacatatttttttttttattttttggctACGATTAAgtgtaatatttatttttatcagtttaatatttgatataaagAATTAATTATGGTATTAatagttatttttcaaatattgttTTTTACTAGTGACGCCTATATTAATTATGAAGTTTGGCATGCTAGACTATGAATTGATGAGCTAAAGAGGGTCTagtaggcactcatgctaagattgaTTTGTTTATATATGAGcattggaaaagcaactaggaaatcaTTTAGTAAAACTGTTAGAGCAAAATCATCATTGTAATttattcattcggatatttgtggttcGATAAATGTGAAGACTAGACATGGAggttcctatttcattacatttattgatggtTTCATACATTACAgctatgtgtatttgatttctcataaatttgaAACATTAGATTGCTTCGAACGTTATCTGAATGAAATTGTGAATCAATTGAAATGTAAGGCTAAAATCTTACGTATttaccgtggaggtgaatatttgtctaatCAGTTCAAGATAATGTGTAATAACAAAAGGATTATTAGACATCTAACTATCCTTGGAGCTCTATAGTAAAATGGAGTTTCTGAAAGAAAAATCAAACTCTTTTAGATATGGTTTGGTCTATGATGgctcaagctaatttgccaattttCCATTGAGGAGATATATTATTTGCTACAACCTATATACTTAATCGAGTATCTTCTAAATATGTTCCATCTACTTCATATGAATATTGAAAAGGCAAAAAATCATATTTGAATAATCTGataccttgggggtcagctgcctatgtTTATGATAAACACTCACAAATATGGAAAATTAGGAGTCAagggtaagaagtgtatctttagaAGGTATTCTGATACTTCTAAAGGTCATGTTTTCATTAATGAgtaacaagatggaaccatctgtAAAATAAAATCAAGAGATGATACTTTTCTTGAAATTCAATTCCCAACAAGAGCTGAAATTGATAAGACAATTTCTTTATTTACAATAGAGGAGGagaataatgttcctttatcaatggACAAGATATCTAGAGAGATGCCCGAATCTAGTTAACCCAGTGGGAGTGATTTATCAATTAATAAGATGATTTTAGAAGTCGTCACAAGAGTTTTCCTCAAAGAATGTTTGATATTAAGAATGGGGCATTAATGATTCTCGAGTTGACGATAAGGAACCTCGAACGGTTGAGGAAGTATTGAGATTCTTagttagagaaaaatgaaaaattataatagATGAGGAAATAGAGTTTATGAGAAAGAattaagtttgggatttagttgatattcctccgggccgaaggactATTGGAAATAAGTGGATTatcaaaataaaaaggaaagtagatggatcgattaatcgatacaaagctcaacTGGTTGCAAAAGAATATATGCAAATggaggatattgattttgaagagatatTTTCTCCTATTATGAAGTTTATGTCAATACATGTCATCTTAGCTATAGTAGCAAATTTTGACCTGAAATTACattaaatggatgtaaaaacgtctttccttaatggtaattaTAATGAGAAAATCTATATGGCATATCCAGAAGGTTATATTACTAAAGGCCAAGAGAATAaagtatataaacttaaaaaatctATACATGAGCTAAAGCAAAAGTCAATACAATAGaatataagatttaatgaagttgttttatcttataattttaaaatgattaatgacaatcattgtgtttacctaaaaaTGAGAAAGGAAAGTTGATCATCTTATcgttatatgttgatgatatgttaataGTTGGAAATGATATAAAGTTTGTGACAGAAGTCAAATTATGACTTTCatcataatttgacataatagatatggaagaaactgagtacatcttaggaataaagatcattagagatcaatcaaaaagacttttggatttgtctcaaaaggtttatatcactaagatgtcacaacacttcaatatgtcagattgtaaTATTAAACAAATACCTGTAGTAAGAGGTACAACTattagcaaaagtatgtatcccaagactcctgaagaaatagttgaaatgaagaaaaaatcatatgctAGTGTCATTAGtaatttgatgtacactatgttgtgtactcatccTAATATAAGCTTGTTGGTTTAGTTAGCCATTTTCAATCAAATCCAGAATTGAGACATTGGAAAATAGTGAAGAGAATATTCAAATATCTCCAAGGGATAGCATATTATCGTTTGTATTTCCAAGGATCAAATATGAGCTTGAAGGGCTATATAGATACAGATTGGGCAAGAGAACttaatgacagaaaatccacatatgCTATACCTTCTTACTGAATTATGGTATCATCTCGTGGAACAACAAGAAGCAGGATTATGTAGTCTTGTCAACAAGAGAAGCTGAGTATGTcagattgtaatattaaataaatacctGCAGTAAGAGGTACAATTTgtagcaaaagtatgtatcccaagactcctgaagaaataattgaaatgaagaaaaaatcatatgctATTGTCATTAGtaatttgatgtacactatgttgtgtactcatcctaatataagctatgttgttggttTAGTTAGCCATTTTCAATCAAATCCAGGATTGAGACATTGGAAAATAGTGAAGAGAATATTCAGATATCTCCAAGGGACAACATATTATGATTTGTATTTCCAAGGATTAAATATGAGCTTGAAGGGCTATATAAATACAGATTGGGCAAGAGAACttaatgacagaaaatccacatctgttaTACCTTCTTACTGAATTATGGCAtcatctcatggaacaacaagaagCAAGATTATGTAGCCTTGTCAACAATAGAATCTGAGTATGTGGCTTATACAACGACTATACAAGAAGTTGTATGGTTGAAAGGTTCCTGAAGTATCTgaggattgctgaggatagtaGAAATCCTATTACAGTGTAATGTGACAGTCAAGATgctatagctttttccaaggatctcaaatatcacagcaaaggcaagcatatagaaattaaatataattttataaggatattgttgacaagaaaaagataattcttgagtatctCCCTACACATGCTATGTATGTAGATCCTTTTAttaagccattgactaaaaagTTAGTTCAAGGATATGTGAAGTCTTTAGGACTTCATAAAATATAATacttttaaagagaattagataTATAAATgacatgatctattcagtgtaaaTTTATTTGTTACATTTGGATTAaaatctcgataagcatgttggcatgTTAAAATTAGtctactcacatggacaatcatctctatttgttaaatataaatagTAGTAAGACTGTTACTTATGAGACAGCTTATGTAGTTGTGAATAAagacatacctataagttaaggtGACCTTGATAATTATATCAAGATAAAATCATGTATGCATTAATAATGATTGAAGTAAATGTACCCATCATTTAATGAACCTATTAGAGGCCAAATTTGAATTCATGAGTTAAATTTAGGATTAGACATAAggtatatctagatcaaaatctgtccaatgataaattttgagaaaaatatgtactattttttgtaaaaagaaaaaaaaaatcatagcatgtgattcataccacatgtgttatAGCGACAATAAGGGTAGTAAGAGAATGAATCTATGATTCTCTACTATATGACATCTTTAGAATTATAAATTAATCTCAATTTTATCCTAAGTACTGTTTAGCTATTTACTTGAAGTTCTAATCGGTGTCTATTAttttagcatgtatcctatgaTTATGGATGATTTGATCTATAgaacataactaggaaagtgactgattaaaatgaatatatTCTAGCTAAAAAAGAAGATTAAGATAGATTTATATCTTTGATATTTATTCACTGGTTAatcaattatattttttattgagTGCATAAAATATGATTgtgaataattatattaattaatggaACATGTTCACGATA includes these proteins:
- the LOC122052494 gene encoding receptor-like serine/threonine-protein kinase SD1-8, with amino-acid sequence MMREIPIFFLVTFAVVLLNSVSLADDTLTPQQPLLDSHGTTLLDAGNRFELGFFTPNDSSYRYVGIWFYNISPRTVVWVANRRSPLPDLSGRLSLTTNGTLLLTSDNSTMVFWSSRDGSAPLRNPVARLLDNGNFVVGEEAEPNGYVAWQSYDHPTDTILPGMRFGRNMTSGLNLNLTAWTSLSDPTPGDYVVGINMDGVPEEILWQRRIPLWRSGPWNGLYLSGGPEMVAENLVQYHFTVASQQFIYTYTIRDNSLPARITLIPSGELRVLIWVVYNQEWSVRGYSPRDPCDFLSACGLNAICIPNRSPMCNCLTGFKPKNSTNWNILRDWSGGCVRNTELDCRNRTDGFFNQSNLKLPETSSAVMRASLTLAECSNLCLNDCNCTAYASANVNGSGCILWTSHLTDIRFFFGGMGQDLYVRLAAADLIAAYAESRPSNKRRVGVIVAVTLAASFLLSCAAFCIWRWKTKKSFVGEETEEQDLDLPLFDLDTIVNATGNFSTGNKLGEGGFGPVYKGRLSEGQEIAVKRLSKTSSQGVNEFKNEVQLIAKLQHRSLVRLLGCCVEAGERMLIYEYLSNGSLDKFLFDEVKSGQLDWKLRYNIIVGIARGLLYLHHDSRFIIIHRDLKASNILLDQDMNPKISDFGMARILDGDENAAKTKRIVGTYGYMPPEYIKNGRFSIKSDIFSFGILILEIISGKRNTEVFTSDQHLNLLDYVWRLWRNDKALELIDETICPPFSMEEVMRCINIGLLCVQERCEDRPIVTSILLMLLGSDNTSLPEPRQPGFVSRDLHEGNSSSIMKYTCSNQVSVTILEAR